One Phaseolus vulgaris cultivar G19833 chromosome 2, P. vulgaris v2.0, whole genome shotgun sequence DNA window includes the following coding sequences:
- the LOC137811245 gene encoding heat shock factor protein HSF8 isoform X2: MKRKMKINQQSCSEGFRKVDPDRWEFANEGFLRGQKHLLRNITRRKPAHGQNHQQAQQPHGQSSSVGACVEVGKFGLEEEVERLQRDKNVLMQELVRLRQQQQTTDNQLQTMVQRLQGMEQRQQQMMSFLAKAVQSPGFFAQFVQQQNESNKRITEVNKKRRLKREGNAETECAANPDGRIVKYQPLVNEAAKAILKQIMKWDTSHVESFNKNPDDYMIGDASSSSSGMDSSGSSGWTSGVTLKEVSPASVQSSHVPAATGTQGHVRPTVKPEISSVPQAVASENVTMDGGYVAPSIPVSRADVVIPDLPPITQMVTGNILDIPEENYMATETDEGYMDPSLGAAGSFPIDFEVISPDNIDDLLGNPSIWDEILQTPVPEDIETSIADVSNGNEVQPTENGWNKTQRMDHLTEQMGLLSSDTKRV; the protein is encoded by the coding sequence GGTTTCAGGAAGGTCGATCCAGATCGTTGGGAATTTGCAAATGAGGGTTTTTTGAGGGGTCAAAAGCACTTGCTTAGGAATATAACACGACGAAAACCTGCCCATGGTCAAAATCATCAACAGGCTCAGCAACCCCATGGACAGAGTTCATCAGTAGGGGCATGTGTTGAAGTGGGAAAGTTTGGGCTTGAGGAAGAGGTTGAGAGGCTTCAAAGAGATAAGAATGTGCTCATGCAAGAGCTTGTGAGATTGAGGCAGCAGCAACAGACCACTGATAACCAGTTGCAAACAATGGTTCAGCGTCTTCAGGGAATGGAGCAAAGACAGCAGCAAATGATGTCATTCCTTGCAAAAGCTGTCCAGAGCCCTGGATTCTTTGCTCAGTTtgtacaacaacaaaatgagagcAATAAGCGCATAACTGAAGTCAACAAAAAGCGTAGGCTTAAGCGGGAAGGTAATGCAGAAACAGAGTGTGCTGCTAATCCAGATGGACGAATTGTTAAATATCAACCTCTGGTGAATGAAGCTGCAAAAGCCATTCTCAAGCAAATCATGAAATGGGATACTTCTCATGTAGAATCTTTTAATAAAAACCCCGATGACTACATGATTGGTGATGCTTCATCATCTTCCAGTGGAATGGACAGTAGTGGCTCTTCAGGCTGGACTTCTGGAGTTACTCTTAAGGAGGTATCTCCAGCTTCGGTGCAGTCTTCACACGTTCCAGCTGCTACTGGGACCCAAGGGCATGTCCGCCCAACTGTTAAACCTGAAATTTCATCTGTACCACAAGCAGTAGCTTCTGAAAATGTTACAATGGATGGAGGATATGTTGCGCCTTCTATCCCTGTTTCTCGAGCAGATGTGGTGATCCCTGATCTTCCTCCAATAACACAGATGGTGACAGGAAATATTCTTGATATTCCCGAAGAAAATTATATGGCAACTGAGACGGATGAGGGATATATGGATCCTTCATTGGGCGCTGCTGGGTCATTTCCCATTGATTTTGAAGTCATTTCACCTGATAACATTGATGATTTGTTAGGAAATCCTTCTATTTGGGATGAAATTTTGCAAACACCAGTTCCAGAGGATATCGAGACCAGTATTGCCGATGTATCCAACGGGAATGAGGTCCAGCCAACGGAAAATGGATGGAACAAAACTCAACGTATGGATCACCTTACAGAGCAGATGGGTCTTCTTTCTTCTGATACAAAACGAGTATGA